The proteins below come from a single Papaver somniferum cultivar HN1 chromosome 11, ASM357369v1, whole genome shotgun sequence genomic window:
- the LOC113320675 gene encoding 50S ribosomal protein 5 alpha, chloroplastic-like, translating into MRAKMALQYLSFSPSLSSVSSSSSLLPMATSISRLQRKGLDLQQKCFGGVRICMDFRSQERGSVVVKAASEIDGVVSGSSEPEAETKEEVVPKEEGASVENLPLESKLQLKLEAKLRMKLAKKIRLKRKRLVQKRHLRKKGRWPPSKMKKNQNI; encoded by the exons ATGCGAGCAAAAATGGCGCTCCAGTACCTTAGCTTCTCTCCGTCTCTCtcctctgtttcttcttcttcgtccctTCTTCCAATGGCCACCTCAA TCTCTAGGCTGCAAAGGAAGGGCCTTGATTTGCAACAGAAATGTTTTGGCGGAGTTCGAATCTGCATGGATTTTCGTAGCCAGGAAAGAGGGTCTGTGGTTGTTAAAGCTGCTTCAGAGATAGATGGAGTTGTTTCAGGTAGTAGTGAACCAGAAGCAGAAACCAAAGAAGAAGTTGTACCAAAGGAGGAGGGTGCATCTGTTGAAAATCTCCCCTTAGAATCAAAGCTGCAGCTGAAGCTTGAGGCAAAGTTGAGGATGAAGTTAGCAAAGAAGATACGGCTTAAGAGGAAACGACTAGTCCAAAAACGTCATTTGAGGAAGAAGGGTCGATGGCCACCTTCTaagatgaagaagaaccaaaACATCTGA